The DNA window TAAAACCATGACTGTGGGTAACTGCTATCAGATTTATACCTTTTCCCTTAAATGCCTCTGAATAGATAAGCCCTGTATCGCCGCCAGTTGTAGCCACAACTACATCTTTTAAGCCCATCTCAGTCACGGCATTGAGAGAGAATTTTAGACAATCTTCAGCGTTTTCTTTTCCAGGCCTTTCAAAATAGTAAATTTTTTTTTCAATTGCCGCCATTTAACTCACCCCTCTTGTTATAAAGATTCATCGCTTTTTGCGGTCCCTCTGCTATGATACACTCTATGGCAGACATAGCCTCATTGATGGCATCCAATATCAACGGAAACTCATTAGGCGTAAACTTGCCAAGCACATAGTCCTCCACAGCGATGTACGGGTCCCTTCCAACACCGATCTTCACTCTGTAAAAATCCTTAGTTGCAGCATGTTCTATGACAGAAGCCACCCCTCTGTGGCCGCCTGAACTCCCTCCGTATTTTATCTTTAACCTGCCAGGGGGCATATCAACATCGTCCTGTACAATGACAGATCTCTCCGGATCCATTTTCACAAGCCGGCCAACCGCTGTGCCGGATAAATTCATAAAAGTAAGTGGTTTTAGCAGACAAACCTCTTCACCCGCAATCTGGCATTTACCGGTAACAGCCTGAGCTTTCCCTCCCTTCATATCAACATTAAAGCGCAGGGCAAGCTCGTCTAATACCATAAACCCAACGTTGTGCCGGGTTTTTTTGTACTTGCAACCCGGATTTCCTAATCCCACAACCACCCACAAAGTTACTTTTCCTTAATCTCCTGCTTCCCCTTTTTCACTACCTCAGGCTCCTTTGCTGTTACCGCCCCCTCCTCAGCCTGTGCAGACTCAAGCATTGCCGTTGCCGACACTGTACAGATTGACTCTCCCTGGTCAGTCAGAATTTTTATTTTCTCTTCTGTCTTAATATCAGAGACATGCAGGGAGCCCCCAAGCTCAAGCTTTGTAACGTCAAGCTCTATGTGGGCCGGTATATCATCGGGCAGACTCTCGATTTCTATTTCTCTTAATCCGGTTTGCAGAAGTCCCCCATCCCGTTTAACACCAATAGGAGTCCCTTTTAATATTATGGCAACATTTACCCGCACTGTTTCCTGAAGGGATATTTCCTGAAAATCCACGTGAAGCAACTCACCTGTAACCGGTTCCACCTGATGGTCTTTCATCAGGGCAACAGCCGTAGTGCCGTCTGAAAAATTGAGGTTTACCAGGATCTGCTCATGTGCTGAGGCATTAACAAAAGGAACTAACTCTTTTCTGCTAAAGCGGATTGGCATTGACTGTCCCTTTTTATACATAACGGCCGGAATCATTCCGTCTCTGCGATTTGTCCGGGCAGCACCTTTGCCTATACTATCTCGTTTCTGTACAGCTAAATTAACTCTTTCCATATTTTCTTACGTCCTCCTAAGTATTTAACCTTAAACAAGGCCGTCTAAAGCCTTGTAATCTATACAAACAATGAACTTATTGACGACTCCTCATATATTCTTCTGATAGCCTCACCCATTAGCGCCGCCACTGAAAGAACCACAAGCTTCGGACACTTATCACTCTTGTCGTAAACGGGAATAGTGTTTGTCGTTATGATCTGTTCAATCACCGAATTATTGATTCTGTCTATAGCCGGGCCTGAGAGAACCGGATGAGAGCAGGCAGCATATACCTTTAGCGCGCCATTATCTTTCAGTATGCTGGCTGCCTGTACTGTGGTTCCTGCGGTATCAATCATATCGTCCAAAATCAGAACGTCTTTTCCCTGTACCTCTCCGATAACATTTTCAGCCGTACATTCGTTGGCGTTTTCCCGGCGTTTATCAATAATGGCAAGCGAACACTTAAGCCGCCTTGCAAAAGACCGTGCTCTTTCAACGCCTCCGGCATCAGGGGAGACAATCGTTAGATTCTTCACCGGAAGGTGTTCCCTTATGTAAGTTAGCAGCACAGGTATTGCATAGAGATGGTCAACAGGAATATTAAAAAATCCCTGTATCTGACCGGCGTGTAAGTCAATAGTCAACACTCTGTGACAGCCCGCCACGGTTATTAAATCGGCAACAAGCTTAGACGATATGGGCACACGAGGCTGAACTTTCCTGTCCTGGCGCGCATATCCAAAGTACGGAATAACCGCAGTTATTCTGCCGGCTGAGGCCCTCTTTAAGGCATCAACGATAAGAAGCAATTCCATTAAATTATTATTAACAGGATTGCACATAGACTGGATAACAAAAACGTCATGCCCGCGAACATTTTCATTAACCTGAACGGAAATCTCACCGTCTCCAAATGTTTTAACAATAGTGTCTGTAAGCCCTACTTTCAGAAACTCTGCAACATCTGCTGATAACTGACGGTTAGAGTTGCCGGTAATTATCTTTATTTCTTTTAACATACCGCTCTCCTCATATATTTAAGGTAATTCACTAACACTCTCATCTTTGCTTGCCCACACCTTGTATGCCAGACGGCAAACACTTAAATACAAAACTGGGGCGGGAGGATTCGAACCTCCAAATGGGAGATCCAAAATCTCCTGACTTGCCGTTTGTCGACGCCCCAACAACAGCATCCCACTATAACCCATAGAGCGGTATTGTATATAAATAACACTAAAATTGTCAAAATAAACTAAATGATGACAAAGTTAACTACAAATTCAGTTTTAATTTTCTATTTCGGATTTAACTTAAACTCATTTGGTATAATCTCATATTATGTGCGGGATTTTTGGAATCGTTACCAACGGCTCTGCTGTAAGCCCTGTGTTGGTTAGCCAAATTACTAACATACTTAAACACAGAGGCCCGGATGATGAGGGTTATCTTGCCGTAAATTCCAAAACCGGAGCAGTTTATAATCTGACAGGTGATGACAGTGTAATAGCAGGCAGGCACATAAATTCATTTAATGAACCGGTTAATATGTTTTTAGGGCACAGACGGCTTGCAATACTGGATCTGTCTCCTGCCGCACATCAGCCAATGAGTTATCAAAACCGGTACTACCTCATCTATAACGGTGAAATCTATAACTACGTGGAGTTACGTGATGAGCTACGGGCGGAGGGTTACAGCTTTACGTCAAACAGCGACAGCGAGGTTCTTCTTGCCTCATATGACAGATGGAAAGACGGCTGCGTTGACAAGTTTAATGGTATGTGGGCTTTTGCAATCTATGACAGGGTTGACAACAGGCTTTTTTGCTCACGTGACCGTTTTGGCGTTAAACCTTTTTATTATGCAACGGGCAAGTTTGGAGTTGCCTTTGCCTCGGAAATTAAAGCGCTCCTTGCATTTCCTGATATTAAGCGAACTGTTAACGAGGCTGCTCTGTACGACTACCTTGCAACAGGGAACGAGGGGCAGTTTCTTACAGAAATCGATGAGCTTCCACCTTCTCACACTTTAACTATTGAGCTACATAGCGATTTGAAGGTAAAAATAAAAAAATATTACACATTAAATATAAACCCTGCGTTAAATGCCTCAGATGGTGTTACAGCAGATGGCGCCGCACTTAGAGTCAGGGAGCTTATCCTTAGCTCGGTGTCCTTACGGCTACGCTCCGATGTAACTTGCGGCAGCTGCCTAAGCGGTGGCATTGACAGCACCTCTATAGTCTGCGCAATAGATTCATTTATAAAAAAAGAACACATGTCTCAAGTTGGCGTAAGCCAAAAAACCTTTACGGCAAGCTATAAGGATGCGGCAATTGATGAAAGCCGCTGGGCTCAAATTGTGGCATCACAGACAAACACTCAATGGTATCAGACCTATCCAACCGCTCATGAGCTTCTAAATGATTTGGATGATCTCATCTACACTCAGGATATACCCTTCCGGTCAACCAGCATATACGCTCAGTACAGGGTAATGAAGCTTGCCCATGAGCACGGCGTGAAAGTCCTGCTTGACGGACAGGGGGCTGATGAGCTTTTTGCCGGGTACCCAATGTTTTACGGCGCTTTTTTTAGTAATTTACTCATTGAAGGAAACCTCAAAAGGTTTATCTCAGAACTTGCCCACATGGGTAATGCTCCGCTTAGTGCCACATCTGTGCTTACATATATGCTAAAGTCCTCGCTAATGAAATCAATTCCGGATTCCCTTAAAAACATCTTTACCGGGGGACTTAACAATCATTTGTCTGAGCAGTTTAAAAATGCACATAAGGGACGGCTTTCGGCTATTCTTAACGAAAAATACTCAGGCAGCCTCAACACCATGCTTATGCAGTACATGCTTAAGGAAAACCTGCAGTGCCTTCTTAAGTATGAAGACAGAAACTCTATGCGTTTTTCAATAGAGTCCAGAGTTCCTTTTGCTGACGACACACCGCTTATTGAGTATGCGTTTTCTCTTCCCGGAGCGTTTAAAATCCATAACGGCTGGAGTAAATATGTTTTCAGAAGGGCGGTATCAGGTCTTGTACCGGAGGCCATCCAGTGGCGGAAAGACAAGGTAGCTTTTAACACTCCGGAAAGACTATGGATTAAAGAAATATACCTTTACCTCATGCAGAGCATTAAAAGCGAAACAGCCGGTTATTTTAAGCCGGCTGTGTCTGAAAAGTTAATGAACTCCCCGGGGGGATGGAGAGCCATTAATTTATCGTTATGGCTAAAAGCTTTAAAAAAACCGTCCGTTTTCAGATAATTCCATTATATGCTGCACACACCGGCTAAAGCGCTTGATCTTACCGTGTTGTGTACGGCCATTGCAATGTCAGGGAAAAAGTACAAGGTATCACAAGCTGGGCAACGGTATATAGAGCCGCTGACATAGTTGCCTCTTAAAGTAAGTTCACTATGGCAATCATCACATCTAAACATGGCGTACCTCCTTTTTTATTGAAAAGCCATTGAATGTGCCGGGAAAGAAATCTCAAGGTCGAGCTTCTTTACCAGTATAAACAGGTATCTAAGCGCCTCGTCATGATCAGGAAACTCTCTCACAAGTGATTTAGTCTGAGGTAACCGTATGAAGGACGATACACTATCACTGTCTCTCTTTACTACCTCTACTGAGTAGATAGTACTACCTTCGATGAAATAATGATTTCTTCTTATCTCTTTCATTTTATTCATCTCCTTTTTTTAAGTTTCCTTCTTGTTTCTCTCATCCACTTAGTTATTTATCGGACATTCGACCTATAATAATTAGTAGTGCAAAAAGCATGCCAAAATATAACCGTCTGATTAACCATAAAACATCCGTAATTTAAGTGTTTCTTAATGACAGTAGATTCCTCAAATGGAAAGGTTTTCCCCAAAATGGCAATTTTTGCCACATTTTGTCAAACTTTTGTGGCAAAGTCAAATCTTATGATTGTTATAATTAGCAAGTTTCTTCATGATTTCAATATTATTTGTCAATTTTCTGTCATTTAATACAAAATTGAGTTACTGCATGAGTCATACCGAGTCGCATTCAGAAAAAATCTTAACCACAGATGGACACAGATACACACAGATAAATTAAATATTCATAATCTGTGTTCATCCGTGTTTATCTGTGGTTTATCGTTTTTTGTAATCTACTTTTTTGACGGCTAATTGGTCTCAATAGAGAAAAAAATACTCTCTCATCTCCTCTGTAATCTTAGTCTCTTCCTCGTTTAATCTGTTAAAAACACCACGGAGCTCTGAAATATCAGAAGAATCCACAGACATTCCCTCTGATGTATCCTCATACAACGCTATAGCCATTATACCCTCCTGTTATTCCAATTCTAATTCAATTGTCTAACTTTGTTGGCTTCGTTACAAGCTCCTCAACGTACTAAAAGTACGCCTGCGTCGCTTGCTCCTTGCCGCCGCGTTATACTTCTGAATTAAAATCAGAATTATTTATTATACGAAACAATTTATAAACAAACTTACTTTTTATAAGCAAATATCGTGCCAATTGGGTTTTTAAGCTGCGGATGCTCTATAACTTAATATTTCTCTGCCCTGCTATTATACCGGTCGGCAATACAATATCAGACAGGAGAGGGCTTTCCTTTATCGTAATACATGGCAAGCCAGTTTTTCTTGAAATCGTAAAACCTGTGTTCTTTTATGGCAGTACGGATTTTATCCATAAGGTCAAGATAGAAGTGAAGGTTATGTATAGTGTTTAGCCTCATAGATAGGATTTCACGGCATCTGTAGAGATGGTTAAGATAGGCTTTGCTAAAATTTTGACAAGTGTAGCAGCTACAATCCGGGTCAAGCGGGGATTCATCGGTTCGGTACTTTGCTCCCTTTATGGTGATACGGCCTCTTGAAGTCAACAGAGTGCCGTGTCTTGCTGTTCGGGTTGGAATCACACAGTCAAACATGTCAAAACCAGCGCTTACTGCATTTAAAATGTCCTCTGGAAATCCTACCCCCATCAGATAACGGGGCTTTTCCTGCGGCAACTCATCTTCCATATACTCCACTATCTCATACATCAGCTCCCTGGGTTCGCCGACACTCACCCCGCCAAGAGCGTAGCCCTCAAAATCCAGCTCCCTAAGCTCATGTGCGCTCTGTAAACGTAAGTCTTTAAATACTCCCCCCTGAATGATTCCAAACAGGCTTTGACCCTGATGCGGTGTGTTTCTGCAGATTTTAGCCCACTTTGATGTAAGCGCCATAGACTCTTGTGTGTATTGATATGTGGATGGGTATGGGGTGCAGTCATCAAAAGCCATGATTATATCAGCCCCAAGAGCCGTCTGAATTTGTATTGCCTCGGCAGGCCCTATGAAATGCGTTGAGCCATCCAGGTAGGATTTAAAAACCACTCCCTCAGCGGTTATTTTTCTAAGGGGTGAGAGACTGAATATTTGAAACCCGCCGCTATCGGTTAAAATTGGTTTGTGCCAGTTGATAAACCTGTGCAATCCGCCAAAATTAGAAATAAGTGAGCTCCCAGGCCGCAGGTACAAGTGATACGTGTTACACAGAATTATCTCCGCTCCCAGGCCGGTAAGCTCATCAGGCGTTACCGCTTTTACAGTTCCCATGGTTCCTACAGGCATAAATACCGGTGTTTCTATTGTTTTACCTCTTACACTTATGGCCGCATGCCGGGCTTTTCCGTCCGTTGTCAATAATTTAAAGTTCATCCGGTAAAAAGTATATCATTATTCAGGGATTCCTAACAAAGTCTGTCTGAAAATCGTGGTATGCTGTGTCATTCTGTGACAATGTGTGTCATATTTATAACACTTTATGTCAATATAGTGTAGTTTTAAAGCAGATAAGTTCTTGATTTTAATAATTATTTGGTTTGGCATGAAATGTGCATACATATATGCGATACGGTTTTACCGTGTTGCAATTTTCCCTAACACTAAAGTGGGGTCGGACCCTCGGTATCTGTTATGTAATTTTACGTAATATTTGCTGGGCAGACCCCCAACCTTTTCTCTTTTTACCCGTGGTTTCTTGTTGGTACGCCTTAGTATGAAAAAAATGGAAACAGCGTTAAAGGAAGGTTTTCAGAGTTGTTTCTATGTCTCCTGACATATTTTATTACGTCCGGTACGTTTTGCTCTGTACAATGCCTCATCAGCACGGCTAAGCAGGGTTGCCTGCACATCACCTGTTTTGAGTTGGCTGACCCCTATGCTGACCGTTATAAAAAACTCCTCGTTTTCATATTTGACAGGTGTTTTAGCAAGAGTAACCCGTATCCGCTCTGCCACTGCCACTGCATCAGCAATCAAGGTCTCAGGCAGCACAACGGCAAACTCCTCTCCCCCAATGCGTCCCCAAAAATCATTAACCCTCAGCCCTGATGTTTGTACAATACGTGCCATTGTGCGCAACGCCTCATCCCCTGCCCCATGCCCACGGGTGTCATTAACAGATTTAAAATTATCGAGGTCTGTCATCATCACACTGAATACGTGGCCATACCGGCGGGAACGCTCTAATTCTGCTGCCATAAGTTCCATAAAGTATCCGCGATTGTTAACACCTGTCAGGGGATCAGTGTGCGCCATTTTTCTTAACTCTTGCTCCCGCATATTGAGCTTAGTCATAGAATTATCCAACTGCTTTACCATAGCGTTAAATGCCTCGGAAAACTCGCCCATAAAATCCACCCGCTGTGTGAAATCCCCTGAGGCGATTGCTTTGGTCTGCCATGTCAGATGACGCAAAGAGGCCTGAAGTCCTTTTACTGTTCCTGCGATGTAGCCTTTTTTGCGCACAGGATAGTTAAGATCCCCAACGGAGGTTGCCAGTATAGCATTACGTACCTCAAGCAGTGATTCATAAAGGTGTAAGAAACCATCAATATTGATAAACTCACCAGGAGGCTCTGCCGGGACAGCCCGTGCATCAAGCAAAGTTTTAAGTGATTTGAGCACACCGTCAACGGATGCTAACGGTTCATCCGATGTGTAGTTCACGGCTCTGCTTTAACCGCCTTTGCCGAAAAACGACAGGTACGATCCCCCGTGCACCAGCAGTCAATCTCTTTTACTTTAAACTTCATACCTGAAAAACTCTCCAGAAGTGCTGCTATAAAACCCTCGTCATAGACGCAAACCTCGTGGTCAAGCTCCGGTAATCCGGAACAGTCCAGATCCTCAGACACAGTAAGGACAAACTCCCCGGCCTCCACATCGGCCTGTTCAAGCCGCAAGATGCCGATTCCCATATCTTTCAGCACCTGTTGCAGCTCCCGGACAAACTCACCAAGGTCATTGGTTGGCGTCAGCTTATTAGCGTAGAATTCTTTACCGGAAAGATTGCCGGCTTCGTAAAAAATCCGGTCAGTCATTTCCGTACCTACGTGGCTTTCAAGTACATCCCGAAACGTAAACAAGAGCAGGCGATACACCTCAAGATTGGTCTTGTTGCCGAGATTTGGGCGCCCAGTTGCAATGTCGCCCAAAAGTTCCCATGAAAATTTATACTTTCTGTCATCAGCCATTAGTAATATACTCCTTTTGCCTCAGTTGAGGGATGTGCTTTTTTTCTTGTTTATCAAAGAGGTTATTCTATCACGTACCATGCCGGCAATCTTGTCGGGATCAAACTTGCCGATAAAATCATCGGCACCTGCCTGCATGGCTTTCCCCACGTTAGACTCTCCGGTCATAGAGCTGTGTAAAACCACATAAAGGCTGGAAAGTTTAGGGTTTTCCTTTATCCTCCGGACAAACGAAAAACCATCCAGCCCCGGCATTTCTATGTCAGAAATTATCAGATGGAATCTGTCACTTATTAGAATGGTATCTTTTGAAAAATCCTCCAGCATCTGGTACGCTGTCACGGCACTATCCAAAAGTGTATAGGTCAGCCCAATCTGCTCTAACACCGACTGAACCATGGTCCTTGCCGCCCTTGAGTCGTCAACAACGAGCACGTGGTAGTCCTTAAAGTTAACTGTGTCCTCAATAAGTTCCTCTTTGACTTTATCTGAAATTTTGTCATCAATACCAATTATTTCACCAAGAATTTTCTCTATGTCAAGAATCTGAACCGCCTTGTCCTCTTCAATATATGTGAGGGCTGTGAGGTAGGCCGATTTTCCCATTACCGAGGAGGGACTTTTAATATCTGACCAGCTTTTGTTTATCAGAGCGTTAGGTTCTTTAATTAAAAAACCGTGCACACTTTGGTTGTATTCACATATGATTACATAGCTTATAGTGGCTTTGTAATCAAATCTGCCCATTCCCAATGCATCCGACAGGTCTATTGTAGTTATGGCTTTCCCTCTGAAGTTAATTGTCCCCTTTACAGAGGGGTGAGAATTTGGCATCTTAGTGATTTTTGACGGACATTCTATTACCTCTATTATCTTAAATACGTTTATTCCATAGAGCTGTCCATCTGATAAAAAAAACGTCAGCATCTCCATCTGGTTAGATGCGGCAAGATTTGTACGCTGGTTGACCTCCTCCATTAATTCGCTCATCTTAACTCCTCCCTGATAATTAATTTTATAATAGCGTACTTCACTCTCTTTCAAGCTTTGAGTTGTATTATAGCACATTGAAAATTAAAGGTTATACATGATACCATATAAAAGGTGGATCGTTTGACGGTGAGAATTATGAATGACGGCTGACAGGGGGTGTTTATAAATGGGCGGAAAATATTGGGATGACATGGAGGAGTTCATGTCTATTCACGAACGGGTAAAGAAACTGTTTCACAGCACCGATGGCGACGCACTAACCCAACAGTCATGCGCATGGAGTCCACCTTTCGATATATATGAAACTGAGAAAGAGTTTCTCGTCAAAGCCGATATTCCGGCTGTCGATGAGGAAGATGTGTCTATAAGCACGGAGGACAACGTGCTAATAGTAAAGGGACAGAGGAGACCCGACACAGACGCCGGTAAGGAATTTTACCACTGTATGGAGCGGAACTTTGGGAGGTTTATGCGCTCCTTCTTTCTCCCCGACACGGTTGACTTCGGTAACATCAATGCAACTCTTATTGACGGTGTGCTGACAGTTACCCTTCCAAAACGTGATGATAAGACTGTAGAGCAAAAAATTAAAGTTACCTTTTAAAAAGGATATTCTTACGTATGCTTGTTGGAATAATGAGTGATTCACATGATAATATGGATAATCTCAGGCGTGCCGTTACGGTGTTTAATAAAAGAGGTGTATCAAAGGTTTTTCATGCCGGGGATTTTACATCCGGCTTCACCTTCAGGGTACTTAGAGATTTAGAGGCTGAGTTTACCGGTATATTTGGCAACAATGACGGCGATATATACTTGTTAAACAA is part of the Nitrospirota bacterium genome and encodes:
- a CDS encoding aminoacyl-tRNA hydrolase: MWVVVGLGNPGCKYKKTRHNVGFMVLDELALRFNVDMKGGKAQAVTGKCQIAGEEVCLLKPLTFMNLSGTAVGRLVKMDPERSVIVQDDVDMPPGRLKIKYGGSSGGHRGVASVIEHAATKDFYRVKIGVGRDPYIAVEDYVLGKFTPNEFPLILDAINEAMSAIECIIAEGPQKAMNLYNKRGELNGGN
- a CDS encoding 50S ribosomal protein L25, producing the protein MERVNLAVQKRDSIGKGAARTNRRDGMIPAVMYKKGQSMPIRFSRKELVPFVNASAHEQILVNLNFSDGTTAVALMKDHQVEPVTGELLHVDFQEISLQETVRVNVAIILKGTPIGVKRDGGLLQTGLREIEIESLPDDIPAHIELDVTKLELGGSLHVSDIKTEEKIKILTDQGESICTVSATAMLESAQAEEGAVTAKEPEVVKKGKQEIKEK
- a CDS encoding ribose-phosphate pyrophosphokinase, translating into MLKEIKIITGNSNRQLSADVAEFLKVGLTDTIVKTFGDGEISVQVNENVRGHDVFVIQSMCNPVNNNLMELLLIVDALKRASAGRITAVIPYFGYARQDRKVQPRVPISSKLVADLITVAGCHRVLTIDLHAGQIQGFFNIPVDHLYAIPVLLTYIREHLPVKNLTIVSPDAGGVERARSFARRLKCSLAIIDKRRENANECTAENVIGEVQGKDVLILDDMIDTAGTTVQAASILKDNGALKVYAACSHPVLSGPAIDRINNSVIEQIITTNTIPVYDKSDKCPKLVVLSVAALMGEAIRRIYEESSISSLFV
- the asnB gene encoding asparagine synthase (glutamine-hydrolyzing), with translation MCGIFGIVTNGSAVSPVLVSQITNILKHRGPDDEGYLAVNSKTGAVYNLTGDDSVIAGRHINSFNEPVNMFLGHRRLAILDLSPAAHQPMSYQNRYYLIYNGEIYNYVELRDELRAEGYSFTSNSDSEVLLASYDRWKDGCVDKFNGMWAFAIYDRVDNRLFCSRDRFGVKPFYYATGKFGVAFASEIKALLAFPDIKRTVNEAALYDYLATGNEGQFLTEIDELPPSHTLTIELHSDLKVKIKKYYTLNINPALNASDGVTADGAALRVRELILSSVSLRLRSDVTCGSCLSGGIDSTSIVCAIDSFIKKEHMSQVGVSQKTFTASYKDAAIDESRWAQIVASQTNTQWYQTYPTAHELLNDLDDLIYTQDIPFRSTSIYAQYRVMKLAHEHGVKVLLDGQGADELFAGYPMFYGAFFSNLLIEGNLKRFISELAHMGNAPLSATSVLTYMLKSSLMKSIPDSLKNIFTGGLNNHLSEQFKNAHKGRLSAILNEKYSGSLNTMLMQYMLKENLQCLLKYEDRNSMRFSIESRVPFADDTPLIEYAFSLPGAFKIHNGWSKYVFRRAVSGLVPEAIQWRKDKVAFNTPERLWIKEIYLYLMQSIKSETAGYFKPAVSEKLMNSPGGWRAINLSLWLKALKKPSVFR
- the tgt gene encoding tRNA guanosine(34) transglycosylase Tgt, whose product is MNFKLLTTDGKARHAAISVRGKTIETPVFMPVGTMGTVKAVTPDELTGLGAEIILCNTYHLYLRPGSSLISNFGGLHRFINWHKPILTDSGGFQIFSLSPLRKITAEGVVFKSYLDGSTHFIGPAEAIQIQTALGADIIMAFDDCTPYPSTYQYTQESMALTSKWAKICRNTPHQGQSLFGIIQGGVFKDLRLQSAHELRELDFEGYALGGVSVGEPRELMYEIVEYMEDELPQEKPRYLMGVGFPEDILNAVSAGFDMFDCVIPTRTARHGTLLTSRGRITIKGAKYRTDESPLDPDCSCYTCQNFSKAYLNHLYRCREILSMRLNTIHNLHFYLDLMDKIRTAIKEHRFYDFKKNWLAMYYDKGKPSPV
- a CDS encoding GGDEF domain-containing protein; protein product: MNYTSDEPLASVDGVLKSLKTLLDARAVPAEPPGEFINIDGFLHLYESLLEVRNAILATSVGDLNYPVRKKGYIAGTVKGLQASLRHLTWQTKAIASGDFTQRVDFMGEFSEAFNAMVKQLDNSMTKLNMREQELRKMAHTDPLTGVNNRGYFMELMAAELERSRRYGHVFSVMMTDLDNFKSVNDTRGHGAGDEALRTMARIVQTSGLRVNDFWGRIGGEEFAVVLPETLIADAVAVAERIRVTLAKTPVKYENEEFFITVSIGVSQLKTGDVQATLLSRADEALYRAKRTGRNKICQET
- a CDS encoding 4-vinyl reductase produces the protein MADDRKYKFSWELLGDIATGRPNLGNKTNLEVYRLLLFTFRDVLESHVGTEMTDRIFYEAGNLSGKEFYANKLTPTNDLGEFVRELQQVLKDMGIGILRLEQADVEAGEFVLTVSEDLDCSGLPELDHEVCVYDEGFIAALLESFSGMKFKVKEIDCWCTGDRTCRFSAKAVKAEP
- a CDS encoding chemotaxis protein CheV, translating into MSELMEEVNQRTNLAASNQMEMLTFFLSDGQLYGINVFKIIEVIECPSKITKMPNSHPSVKGTINFRGKAITTIDLSDALGMGRFDYKATISYVIICEYNQSVHGFLIKEPNALINKSWSDIKSPSSVMGKSAYLTALTYIEEDKAVQILDIEKILGEIIGIDDKISDKVKEELIEDTVNFKDYHVLVVDDSRAARTMVQSVLEQIGLTYTLLDSAVTAYQMLEDFSKDTILISDRFHLIISDIEMPGLDGFSFVRRIKENPKLSSLYVVLHSSMTGESNVGKAMQAGADDFIGKFDPDKIAGMVRDRITSLINKKKSTSLN
- a CDS encoding Hsp20/alpha crystallin family protein; this translates as MGGKYWDDMEEFMSIHERVKKLFHSTDGDALTQQSCAWSPPFDIYETEKEFLVKADIPAVDEEDVSISTEDNVLIVKGQRRPDTDAGKEFYHCMERNFGRFMRSFFLPDTVDFGNINATLIDGVLTVTLPKRDDKTVEQKIKVTF